CATGACAGGTCGAGATATCGACATCAACGATGCCAAGCTGACTATGCTGCCGCCAGATGACATTTGTGAGCAGGAAATCTATCGTGACCACCAAATGTGTATCGTACGTAAAGACCACCCGGCTTTGCGTGGAAATTGGAATTTGGAAGCTTATCTAGCCCTGCGCCATGTTCAGGTACGTTGTGATGGCAACGACCGTTGGCTGCTCGACTATCGATTGGCCGATATGGGTAGAGAACGGGATATCGCAGTCACCGTACCTGACTTTAACAGTGCCGCAAGCTTGTGCACCTATACCGATTTCATTTTTACCGCACCAAGCCACTTTGTAAAACTTGCCGCAGCGCAACTTGATATGGCCTTTATCCCTTTACCATTAGAGTTTCCCCCGATGGCTTATTCCTTGTTTTGGCACAAAGACAGAAAAAATGATTCTGCTTTAACCTGGTTACGTAATATGATCACCCAAAAAACACATCACCTCAGATAAAAACCACCAACGGAGTTTGCGCTCTACCGATAAAATGGGTAGCTTACTGTCAAAGGTGATGATTTACCCACTAACATCTACTTCGTTGAGCACATGATGACGCTCAACATATTCGTGTCCCGCATACAATCAATGCAATGACCTCTAGCATGATAAAACGGTAATTTGAAGGAATAGCACAGATGCACAATGATACTCAGAGCCGAGTGAATGCAATTCGCCAATGGCTAGCACAACACAATATTGATGCCCTACTTGTCCCACACGAAGATGAGTTTTTGGGCGAGTACGTTCCGGCACACAACGAACGTTTACACTGGCTAACAGGCTTTACTGGTTCTGCTGGTGCTGCAGTGATTACTCAAGACAAAGCAGCCATTTTTGTCGATGGACGTTACACAGTACAAGTCACCAAACAGGTGCCTGCTGAACTTTTTGAGTACCGTCATCTTATTGAAGAACCAGCGCTAGATTGGGTCAAAGAGCAACTTGCAAACGGTTCATCTGTGGCCATCGACCCTCGCATGCACAGCTCAGCTTGGTTAGACATGGCACAAGAAAAATTGGCGGGGACACTTGAACTCAAGATCCTCGACAGCAACCCAATTGATGAACTTTGGCAAGACCGCCCCGCTCCTATGGTTTCTGATGTTCGCCTCATGGCAACCGAAGCCGTCGGCCAATCTAGCGAAAGCAAACGCCAAGAGATCGCAGAGTTAGTAAAAAAAGCAGGTGCAGACAGCGCAGTGATCACCGCACTCGATTCCATCTGCTGGCTTCTCAACGTTCGTGGTCTTGATGTATCACGCCTACCCGTTCTGCTTTCTCACGCGATTCTGCATTCAGATTCAAGCGTAGAATACTTCCTCGACCCCGCGCGTCTTCCGACTGAATTTAACACTCATGTCGGGACAGGTGTCTCTGTTCACCACCCAGAAGCCTTACAGGCCAGATTGGAAGCACTGACAGGCAAAAAGGTTCTCGTTGACCCTGCGCTCAGCAATGCATGGTTTAAGCTGGTTCTACAAAATGCAGGCGCATCTGTGGTGCGTAAAGCAGATCCATGTCTGATGCCAAAAGCAGCGAAGAATGCAGTTGAAGTCGCAGGTATGAAAGCATGTCATATCCGCGATGGCGTTGCGATGAGTAAATTCCTATCTTGGTTAGATGCAGAAGTCGTTGCAGGTAACCTGCACGATGAAGCAACACTGGCTGACAAACTGGAAGCATTCCGTAGCGAAGACCCGACACTTATGGATCTTAGCTTCGATACCATTTCGGCAGCAGGTGGCAACGCGGCGATGTGTCACTACAACCACGAGAACCAACCTGAGCCAGGTAAGCTAGAACTGAACACGCTTTATCTTGTGGACTCGGGCGGTCAGTACCTAGATGGCACAACAGACATCACGCGTACCATCGCGATCGGTCAGCCTTCACAAGAAATGATTAAGCAATTCACTCTTGCTTTAAAAGGCCATATTGGCGTCGCTCGGGCACGCTTCCCGAAAGGCACTCGAGGTTACCAGATCGATACGCTAGCTCGCCAACACTTATGGGCAGAAGGCTATGACTACGACCACGGTACAGGGCATGGTGTTGGCCATTTCTTAAATGTTCACGAAGGCCCAGCAAGCATTTCCAAGCGCCAAATTGATGTGCCACTTACAGAAGGCATGGTGCTGTCCAACGAGCCAGGTTACTACCGTGCAGATGCATTTGGTATCCGTATTGAAAACCTAGAGCTTGTTGTGGAAACACCAACTCACGGTGACTTCCCTGTTCTGTCGTTTGAGTCGCTAACACGCTGCCCAATCGACAAACGCAATATCAACGTTGATATGCTAACTCCTCCAGAACTTGCTTGGCTGAATGATTACCATCAGAAAGTCTGGGATGAGATCAGCCCACTTGTTGAAGGTGATGTGAAAGAGTGGCTTCGTCAAGCGACGCTACCTGTAGCACACAGTTAGAAACTAGAAAAAATAGAGGGTTGGCGTTTTTCGTCAACCCTTTTCTTATTTCAACACTTCTGTTTCACGTGAAACATAATTATGACCTGTGACTTTATTCGTAGCTTAACCAGAATACGCCGAGTGCCAATCTCGCCATACTGGGTCAAAGCCTTTGGCTCGAATCATATCTTCCACAGAGCAAGCACTTCGTTCATCACTGATCTCAAATTGCTCGAGTTCAATATCATCCATCGCATAGCCACCCGGCTGAGTTTTCGATGCCGCAGACATACTGGTGATGCCTAACGGCAATGCGTTATCTCTAAACTTAGGCGACTCACGAGTCGATAACGACAACTCCACTTCTGGATTCAACAAACGATAAGCACAAATTAACTGAACAAGCTGCTTATCTGTCATGACTGATTTTGGCTGCTTTCCGTTTAAAGAACTGGCTCCCTCACAAGGACGCAAACGCGGGAAAGAAATCGAGTAACGAGTCTGCCAATATGTGCGCTCAAGATAGTCCAAGTGCGCTGCCACATAGAAGCAATCTGTACGCCACTCTTCCAATCCTATCAATGCGCCAATACCGATCTTATCGATGCCCGCTTTTGCGAGGCGATCGGGTGTATCCAATCGGTATTCAAAATCCCTCTTATTACCACGCAAATGGTGCTCGGCATACGTCGAAGGATGATACGTTTCTTGATAAACCATCACCGCATCCAAACCCAATGTCTTGAGCTCAGCGTATTCGTCTTGATCTAGCGGCTGTACTTCCATAGACAAATAGTTAAAGTGTTGCTTAATCATCGGCACCATTTCGCGGAAGTATTTCATTCCAACTTTTGTCTCATGTTCGCCAGTCACCAGCAATACGCTATCGAACTTCATGCGTTTAATGGCTTCAACTTCTGCAGTTACTTCGTCCCGATTCAAGGTACGACGCTTGATTCGGTTCTCCATTGAGAAGCCACAATAAGTACAGGCATTGGCGCACAAGTTAGAAAGGTACAATGGAATGTAAAGCGACATGGTATTACCAAAACGCTTGCGAGTTGCCGAGTATGATAACTGCGCCATTTGCTCTAAGTACCCTTCAGCTGCGGGTGAAATTAGCGCTTTAAAGTCTTCCAAATCACGCTTGGGTTTATTCAATGCCCACTCAACATCTTGTGCTGTTTTCGCGTAGATCGACATCGAAATGTCATCCCAATTAAGCTGCTTAAATTGTTCAACGAAGCTCATGTTTTCCTCGCTTAATAGCTAGACTAATCTAGGACTAAAGCTCGTCTAAGAATGACGTCAGTGGACTCGACGCAACCGCCTGAGAAACCTTACCAGCCAGACCGGCTTCATAAGCCATACGCCCCGACTCTACCGCCAACTTAAATGCCTTAGCCATCGCAACGGGGCTGCTTGAAGTTGCGATCGCGGTATTGACGAGCACAGCATCCGCGCCCATTTCCATCGCACGCGCGGCATGTGAAGGAGCGCCAATACCCGCATCGACAACCACTGGAACATTAGCTTGGTCGATAATGATCTCTAGGAAATCGTGAGATACTATCCCTTTGTTGGAACCAATCGGCGCACCTAATGGCATGACTGCAGCGCAGCCTATTTCTTCCAATCGTTTACACAGAACCGGATCGGCATGACAGTAAGGAAGTACAATAAATCCTTCACGAACCAACTGCTCAGCGGCTGCAAGTGTCTCAATGGGATCGGGCATCAAGTACTTCGGGTCTGGATGAATTTCCAGCTTTAGCCAGTTAGTACCCAACGCTTCTCGAGCCAAATGCGCAGCGAATATTGCATCTTTAGCATTCTTTGCACCTGAGGTGTTCGGCAACAAGTTCACCCCCGCCTTAACTAACGGCAGTAAGATATCGTCTTGTGGGTCGTTCACATCCACGCGCTTCAACGCCATAGTCGCAAGTTGAGAACCCGATACTTGAATCGTTTCCGCCATCAATCGGCTGTTGGCAAACTTCCCTGTTCCAGTGAACAGGCGTGACTCGAATTGTTTATCCCCAATGTTAAGCATCGATGTTACCCCCCTGCGATCGCTTGAAACAAAGAGATGCTATCTCCCTGTGAAAGAGCTGTGCTTGCCCACTCACTGCGCGGCACAACATTATTATTTATTGCAAAAACACAGCCCATTTCAGGCAACGCAAATTGACTAATGATTTGCTGTAGATTCGACTCACTGGCAACTTGATGCGACTGGTCATTGATGACAATAGTGATCACATCCAAGTCAGCAGCGGTCATTTGTGTTGTTTGTTGTTCTGATAAGATCATTACTTCCAACTCTCTGAGTTCTACCCATTACTCGTAAACTAAATTTGAGCGCAAACTTGGCACTGTTTATCTTGGCTTATCGCCATGGTTTGCCATTGCAGCTTCAATCCATCAAACAGATGCAACTTGGCAGTTTCGACATGAAACTTTCCCGTCGCCAGTTTTTGAATTGCCGCGATCGCTTGGTAGTTGCCAAGTGTACCCACCACCGGACCGACGACACCGCTCTCACTGCACTTTTGCGTTTGCGGTAATTCGTCGAACGGATACAAACAGCGGTAACAGGCTTTACTCTGCGCTTCTTGTTCACTTGGTGTTTGGTAATCAAAGACAGCGAATTGCCCTTGCCAACCAATTGCTGCCGCCGAGATGAGCGGCGTATTTTGCTCGAAACAAACTTGGTTAATTAGCTGGCGCGTTGGCATGTTATCGGTGCAGTCGAGCACCACATCCGCTAGCATCACCTCAAGCTGTAACTGTGCTTTGTCTAATCGCTTATTGAGAGCACGGATTTGAACCATAGAATTAAGTTCAGTGAGTTGCTTTACAGTCGCTTTTGTTTTCGCAACTTGGAGGTCTTGTTCACGATAAATGATCTGACGCTGTAGGTTACTGCTATCAACTTCATCATCATCAACCACAACCAATTTACCAACGCCCGCGGATGCCAAGTACAAACTCGCTGCGCTCCCTAATCCACCACAACCGATGATCAGAACATGCGATTTGCTCAAACGCTCTTGCCCAATTTCGGCAATTTCAGGCAGAGCGACTTGGCGCTGATAGCGAAGAAACTGCTTATCCGTGAGCATGCTCGCCTCTCTTGTTATGCACCAATTCACTATTCTGATCAGTAAACGTTAGCTGTCTTTCCTTCATCAGTTGTGCGAAGAACTCGATGACGGACTGAGGTGATTCTGCCAACGTAATAGCTCGCACAACTGCCAAACTAGAAACACCTGTTTGCCAAACTTGGGCTGCATTAGATTGGTCAATACCACCAATTGCGACCGTGGGAAAACCGAGTAAATCGCTACTCACTGTTTTGCCTTTTGAAGGACGAAAAACCGACTCTGTGTTTTCATAAGGAATGCTTTCAATCAGCTTTTGATACAGTGCCAAACGCACCAAACCTTGTGGTTTCGATGGCATCTGTTTGGTGGTGGTTGGAAAGATATGCCCTAGCGCGATGTAACTAGGATGAATTTGTACGATGCGCAGTAGCTCATAATAACCATGAGTAGAAAGGCCTAGACGAATGCCGGCTTTAGTTAGCTGAGCCAAATTCGATTCTTCTATGTCTTCTTGTCCTAGGTGAACGCCATAGGCACCATGCTTGATTGCCAACTGCCAATAGTCATTGATGAATACTTGTGCTTGATACTGTCGACCTAGCTCAATTGCTCGAATGATCTGTTGTTCCAAATCGGCTTGTTGTGGGTTCTCGATTCGTAGCTGAATCGTGTTAATGCCTAAAGGCAGTAAACGTTCAATCCAAGCAACATCATCAACGACTGGGTAGAGCCCTAAACTTTGCTTAGTTAACGTTGGAAAGCTGACGCTATCTCCTTGTGCTGACCAACCAATTTGGATACCGAGTCGGTTACTCTCCAGTACAGGTGTAGGGAAATCATCAAATTGATCAGCCCACTGAGTAGATCGTCCCTCGTCAAGGTTGTCATTCAACAGTGTTTCACGTGAAACATTCGCTTGTTGAGTTAGCATTCCTCGCGCAAGTGTTAACGCGTCTTCGATAGGAAAATCGAGTACTGTCAGCGTTACTGTCCAAGCAAGGTGATGTTCAGGGTCGAACATTGCTTTAAGTTTGGACTTAACGGAAAGCGCTCTCACTTCGTTGTTAATTGGGTGACGCCAGATATCAAGCTGAAGCACTTGCTCCTTTTCATCAGATACCTGCGTATCAGCAATACCAATATAAATCGCTTTCGACGGTTGCTTAGCACACGCTTCTACCGATAAAGCAGAGCGGTAATAGAGCACAAATGAACTCTCATGCTCAGCATCATAACCATTAATAAGATCGGTCGTTATATGTGTGGTCTGTTGGTCGCGAACAAGCTGAATAGATTGAGTTGGGCTCACACCCAACTCAATGTCTTCAATGCTAAAACCCTGTTCTTTCGCCAACAATAAACATTGCTGAACTAAACCTGTCAGTTCAATCAATGATGACGGAATAAGGATTTTGCTCATTAGTCACTTACCTCAGCATGTGCAGCTGGGTGGTATAACTCAGAACCTGTCTCTCTAAACTCTTGCGATTTCTGACGCATCCCTTCAAGAGGATCATCAAGCATTTTGACTGAGATAGCTTGGTCCGCAGCAACTTGCTCAGTGTCTTTTGCGTACTCTCGTACCTCTTGCGAAATCTTCATCGAGCAAAACTTAGGGCCGCACATCGAACAGAAGTGAGCAACTTTTCCAGATTCTTGAGGCAAGGTTTCATCATGGAAAGCGCGCGCGGTATCTGGGTCGAGTGACAAGTTGAATTGGTCTTCCCAGCGGAACTCGAAGCGAGCTTTAGAAAGCGCGTTATCACGAACTTGTGCACCAGGGTGTCCCTTGGCTAAATCAGCGGCGTGCGCAGCAAGCTTGTAAGTGATCATGCCTACCTTCACGTCTTCTTTGTTTGGTAAGCCGAGATGCTCTTTAGGAGTGACGTAGCAAAGCATCGCGCAGCCATACCAGCCAATCATGGCAGCGCCAATACCTGAAGTAATATGGTCGTAACCAGGAGCGACGTCTGTCGTCAGTGGACCAAGGGTGTAGAACGGAGCTTCATGACAGTGCTCTAACTGCTCTTGCATATTCTCTTTGATCATATGCATTGGAACATGACCAGGACCTTCGATAATCACCTGTACGTCATATTCCCATGCAATCTTGGTTAACTCACCAAGGGTACGAAGCTCAGCAAACTGCGCCTCATCGTTAGCATCGGCAACCGAACCTGGGCGCAAACCATCTCCGAGCGAAAGTGCCACATCATACTTGGCGCAAATTTCACAGATCTCTCGGAAATGAGTGTATAAGAAGCTTTCTTGGTGATGCGCTAAACACCATTTAGCGATGATAGAGCCGCCACGAGAAACGATGCCAGTAACACGTTTCGCTGTCATTGGTACATAGCGAAGTAATAGGCCAGCATGGATAGTGAAGTAATCTACCCCTTGCTCAGCTTGCTCAATCAGAGTATCGCGCATCACTTCCCAATTAAGGTTTTCCGCAACCCCATTTACTTTTTCCAGCGCTTGGTACATAGGTACGGTGCCGATCGGAACCGGACTGTTCCGTAGAATCCATTCACGAGTTTCATGAATATTACGTCCAGTAGAGAGATCCATAACGGTATCACCACCCCAACGTGTCGCCCACACGAGCTTCTCTACTTCCTCCTCAATCGAAGATGTGACCGATGAGTTACCGATGTTGGCGTTCACTTTGACCAAAAAGTTACGCCCAATGATCATTGGTTCGGATTCTGGGTGGTTGATATTAGAAGGGATAATCGCGCGACCTTCGGCGACTTCTTTACGCACAAACTCTGCGGTAATGTCTTTGGGAAGATTCGCTCCGAAGCTTTGACCCGGATGCTGTTGATTTAGCACTTCATCACGATATTGAGCACGCCCCATATTTTCACGCAGGGCGATGTATTCCATTTCTGGGGTGACAATGCCTTTGCGAGCATAGTGCAATTGAGTCACGCACTGCCCACTTTTGGCACGTCGAATACGGGGTAAGTTACCGTAGCGGAGATCATCTAGCGTTTCATCTTCTAGGCGCTCTTTGGTGTATACCGAGCTTACTTCATCAAGTAGCTCAGTATCGGCACGCTCTGCAATCCATCCTTCTCTCAGCTTAGGTAAGCCGTTGTAAAGGTTTATAGTATGATTTGGGTCTGTGTATAAACCCGAGGTATCGTAAACGCGTACTGGCTCATTAGGGGCGAAAATAGGCGCTTCCTTTGTGCCTCCAATAAGGCTGTCAACGAGTGATATTTCACGCATTGGCACACGTATATCGGGACGTGAACCCTCTATGTAAACTTTGCTTGAATTTGGGTAGGGTTGTACCGAGAGTGTATCAATGAACTGTTTTGCTTCCAGTC
This window of the Vibrio azureus genome carries:
- the thiS gene encoding sulfur carrier protein ThiS — encoded protein: MILSEQQTTQMTAADLDVITIVINDQSHQVASESNLQQIISQFALPEMGCVFAINNNVVPRSEWASTALSQGDSISLFQAIAGG
- a CDS encoding thiazole synthase, which codes for MLNIGDKQFESRLFTGTGKFANSRLMAETIQVSGSQLATMALKRVDVNDPQDDILLPLVKAGVNLLPNTSGAKNAKDAIFAAHLAREALGTNWLKLEIHPDPKYLMPDPIETLAAAEQLVREGFIVLPYCHADPVLCKRLEEIGCAAVMPLGAPIGSNKGIVSHDFLEIIIDQANVPVVVDAGIGAPSHAARAMEMGADAVLVNTAIATSSSPVAMAKAFKLAVESGRMAYEAGLAGKVSQAVASSPLTSFLDEL
- a CDS encoding LysR substrate-binding domain-containing protein, with protein sequence MNIVKLARLDLNLLVCFKVLLEELNVTRAAHRLCLSQSAVSKSLAKLRQQFDDPLFVRHSHGLTPTPRALFLKPKLDLLINQLEVLTQPEEFSPQSSEYRFQIAAVESVYPLILPHFLPAIFQQAPGVTISTHSWSEQTFKMIQRGEIDLGMTGRDIDINDAKLTMLPPDDICEQEIYRDHQMCIVRKDHPALRGNWNLEAYLALRHVQVRCDGNDRWLLDYRLADMGRERDIAVTVPDFNSAASLCTYTDFIFTAPSHFVKLAAAQLDMAFIPLPLEFPPMAYSLFWHKDRKNDSALTWLRNMITQKTHHLR
- a CDS encoding thiamine phosphate synthase; translation: MSKILIPSSLIELTGLVQQCLLLAKEQGFSIEDIELGVSPTQSIQLVRDQQTTHITTDLINGYDAEHESSFVLYYRSALSVEACAKQPSKAIYIGIADTQVSDEKEQVLQLDIWRHPINNEVRALSVKSKLKAMFDPEHHLAWTVTLTVLDFPIEDALTLARGMLTQQANVSRETLLNDNLDEGRSTQWADQFDDFPTPVLESNRLGIQIGWSAQGDSVSFPTLTKQSLGLYPVVDDVAWIERLLPLGINTIQLRIENPQQADLEQQIIRAIELGRQYQAQVFINDYWQLAIKHGAYGVHLGQEDIEESNLAQLTKAGIRLGLSTHGYYELLRIVQIHPSYIALGHIFPTTTKQMPSKPQGLVRLALYQKLIESIPYENTESVFRPSKGKTVSSDLLGFPTVAIGGIDQSNAAQVWQTGVSSLAVVRAITLAESPQSVIEFFAQLMKERQLTFTDQNSELVHNKRGEHAHG
- the thiC gene encoding phosphomethylpyrimidine synthase ThiC, whose protein sequence is MSNRKQARLEAKQFIDTLSVQPYPNSSKVYIEGSRPDIRVPMREISLVDSLIGGTKEAPIFAPNEPVRVYDTSGLYTDPNHTINLYNGLPKLREGWIAERADTELLDEVSSVYTKERLEDETLDDLRYGNLPRIRRAKSGQCVTQLHYARKGIVTPEMEYIALRENMGRAQYRDEVLNQQHPGQSFGANLPKDITAEFVRKEVAEGRAIIPSNINHPESEPMIIGRNFLVKVNANIGNSSVTSSIEEEVEKLVWATRWGGDTVMDLSTGRNIHETREWILRNSPVPIGTVPMYQALEKVNGVAENLNWEVMRDTLIEQAEQGVDYFTIHAGLLLRYVPMTAKRVTGIVSRGGSIIAKWCLAHHQESFLYTHFREICEICAKYDVALSLGDGLRPGSVADANDEAQFAELRTLGELTKIAWEYDVQVIIEGPGHVPMHMIKENMQEQLEHCHEAPFYTLGPLTTDVAPGYDHITSGIGAAMIGWYGCAMLCYVTPKEHLGLPNKEDVKVGMITYKLAAHAADLAKGHPGAQVRDNALSKARFEFRWEDQFNLSLDPDTARAFHDETLPQESGKVAHFCSMCGPKFCSMKISQEVREYAKDTEQVAADQAISVKMLDDPLEGMRQKSQEFRETGSELYHPAAHAEVSD
- the thiH gene encoding 2-iminoacetate synthase ThiH — encoded protein: MSFVEQFKQLNWDDISMSIYAKTAQDVEWALNKPKRDLEDFKALISPAAEGYLEQMAQLSYSATRKRFGNTMSLYIPLYLSNLCANACTYCGFSMENRIKRRTLNRDEVTAEVEAIKRMKFDSVLLVTGEHETKVGMKYFREMVPMIKQHFNYLSMEVQPLDQDEYAELKTLGLDAVMVYQETYHPSTYAEHHLRGNKRDFEYRLDTPDRLAKAGIDKIGIGALIGLEEWRTDCFYVAAHLDYLERTYWQTRYSISFPRLRPCEGASSLNGKQPKSVMTDKQLVQLICAYRLLNPEVELSLSTRESPKFRDNALPLGITSMSAASKTQPGGYAMDDIELEQFEISDERSACSVEDMIRAKGFDPVWRDWHSAYSG
- a CDS encoding HesA/MoeB/ThiF family protein — translated: MLTDKQFLRYQRQVALPEIAEIGQERLSKSHVLIIGCGGLGSAASLYLASAGVGKLVVVDDDEVDSSNLQRQIIYREQDLQVAKTKATVKQLTELNSMVQIRALNKRLDKAQLQLEVMLADVVLDCTDNMPTRQLINQVCFEQNTPLISAAAIGWQGQFAVFDYQTPSEQEAQSKACYRCLYPFDELPQTQKCSESGVVGPVVGTLGNYQAIAAIQKLATGKFHVETAKLHLFDGLKLQWQTMAISQDKQCQVCAQI
- a CDS encoding aminopeptidase P family protein, whose protein sequence is MHNDTQSRVNAIRQWLAQHNIDALLVPHEDEFLGEYVPAHNERLHWLTGFTGSAGAAVITQDKAAIFVDGRYTVQVTKQVPAELFEYRHLIEEPALDWVKEQLANGSSVAIDPRMHSSAWLDMAQEKLAGTLELKILDSNPIDELWQDRPAPMVSDVRLMATEAVGQSSESKRQEIAELVKKAGADSAVITALDSICWLLNVRGLDVSRLPVLLSHAILHSDSSVEYFLDPARLPTEFNTHVGTGVSVHHPEALQARLEALTGKKVLVDPALSNAWFKLVLQNAGASVVRKADPCLMPKAAKNAVEVAGMKACHIRDGVAMSKFLSWLDAEVVAGNLHDEATLADKLEAFRSEDPTLMDLSFDTISAAGGNAAMCHYNHENQPEPGKLELNTLYLVDSGGQYLDGTTDITRTIAIGQPSQEMIKQFTLALKGHIGVARARFPKGTRGYQIDTLARQHLWAEGYDYDHGTGHGVGHFLNVHEGPASISKRQIDVPLTEGMVLSNEPGYYRADAFGIRIENLELVVETPTHGDFPVLSFESLTRCPIDKRNINVDMLTPPELAWLNDYHQKVWDEISPLVEGDVKEWLRQATLPVAHS